One segment of Streptomyces sp. YIM 121038 DNA contains the following:
- a CDS encoding XRE family transcriptional regulator: MKGRGERGGPRSVPPPASLPLAEALRELRERTGLSLEALGRRTAYSKSSWERYLNGKKPAPRKAVVALCALAGEPPGRLLALWDLADAAWSGRSARGDGAGEGAGEGDRRAEGRAADAPGTLIGPAGPAGAPSDGGAGGRRRWTALALGVAAVAVVAGGMTAGLAATGDRDRRAQVETEAAPGPYEPRCVGAACEGEQPQRMGCGGPGQVVSLATRSFAPERRVELRVGKACNAVWARATGLLPGDRVVVSLPGARAKELRADKAGDSHRYLATSMTALKGADPASTKVCVTFASTAKKTCFSG, translated from the coding sequence GTGAAGGGGCGCGGGGAACGGGGCGGGCCGCGGTCGGTGCCGCCGCCCGCGTCTCTGCCGCTGGCCGAGGCCCTGCGGGAGCTGCGGGAGCGCACGGGGCTGAGCCTGGAGGCCCTCGGCCGCAGGACCGCGTACAGCAAGTCGTCCTGGGAGCGGTACCTCAACGGCAAGAAGCCCGCGCCGCGCAAGGCCGTCGTCGCACTGTGCGCGCTCGCGGGCGAGCCGCCGGGCCGCCTGCTCGCGCTGTGGGACCTGGCGGACGCGGCGTGGAGCGGGCGGTCGGCGCGGGGGGACGGGGCGGGCGAAGGGGCGGGCGAAGGGGACCGGCGCGCCGAAGGGCGGGCGGCGGACGCCCCCGGCACACTCATCGGTCCGGCCGGTCCGGCCGGGGCCCCGTCGGACGGGGGCGCGGGCGGGCGGCGCCGCTGGACCGCGCTCGCGCTCGGCGTCGCCGCCGTCGCGGTGGTCGCGGGCGGCATGACGGCCGGGCTCGCCGCCACGGGCGACCGCGACCGGCGCGCCCAGGTGGAGACCGAGGCCGCGCCCGGCCCGTACGAGCCGCGCTGCGTCGGCGCGGCCTGCGAGGGCGAGCAGCCGCAGCGGATGGGCTGCGGCGGCCCGGGGCAGGTGGTGTCGCTCGCCACCCGCTCCTTCGCCCCCGAGCGCCGGGTCGAACTGCGCGTGGGCAAGGCGTGCAACGCGGTGTGGGCGCGGGCCACCGGACTCCTCCCGGGGGACCGCGTGGTGGTCTCGCTGCCGGGCGCGCGGGCGAAGGAGCTGCGGGCGGACAAGGCCGGGGACAGCCATCGGTATCTGGCCACGTCCATGACGGCCCTCAAGGGCGCCGACCCGGCGTCTACGAAGGTGTGCGTGACGTTCGCGAGCACCGCGAAGAAGACCTGCTTCTCCGGCTGA
- a CDS encoding response regulator transcription factor produces the protein MTPHIRVLVVDDQFLIRAGLVGVLRAASGIEVVGEAGDGAEAVELAAATRPDVILMDIRMPGMNGITATERILAAAPDPAPRVLVLTTFDLDEYVYGALRAGASGFLLKDSGPERLLAAVAAVGSGDALFAPSVTRRLVEAFASRPGSTPLVGAESPPGLESLTGRELEVLRLIARGLSNADIADRLYISEATVKTHLNRTMNKLDIDSRAQAVVMAYESGLVTPGDQDL, from the coding sequence ATGACCCCACACATCAGGGTGCTTGTCGTGGACGACCAGTTCCTCATCCGCGCCGGGCTCGTCGGTGTGCTGCGGGCCGCGTCCGGCATCGAGGTCGTCGGGGAGGCGGGCGACGGCGCGGAGGCCGTGGAGCTGGCCGCGGCGACCCGGCCCGACGTGATCCTCATGGACATCCGGATGCCCGGCATGAACGGCATCACGGCCACCGAGCGCATCCTGGCCGCGGCCCCCGACCCGGCGCCGCGCGTCCTGGTCCTGACCACCTTCGACCTCGACGAGTACGTGTACGGGGCGCTGCGCGCGGGCGCGTCCGGGTTCCTGCTCAAGGACTCGGGGCCGGAGCGGCTGCTCGCCGCGGTGGCGGCGGTCGGCAGCGGTGACGCGCTGTTCGCGCCGAGCGTCACGCGCCGTCTTGTGGAGGCGTTCGCCTCGCGGCCCGGGAGCACCCCGCTGGTGGGCGCCGAGTCGCCGCCGGGTCTGGAGTCCCTGACGGGCCGGGAGCTGGAGGTGCTCAGGCTGATAGCGCGCGGCCTGTCGAACGCCGACATAGCGGACCGCCTGTACATCAGCGAGGCGACCGTCAAGACGCATCTGAACCGCACGATGAACAAGCTGGACATCGACAGCAGGGCCCAGGCCGTGGTGATGGCCTATGAGTCGGGCCTGGTCACCCCGGGCGACCAGGACCTCTGA
- a CDS encoding sensor histidine kinase, with the protein MRLRPFTADLLLALGQVVALVLIGPSANGIGFTPLDARGYALGVLVILPTLARSKAPITVCLVTYCVWVAYIVAGYWPVVTSFGPLLCLYTVSLLRPTRVSGVLAVLLAALWAFGSLLTMDDSFIPSVVAQCICFNGMVWRMGYLARRSAELARRTRAEHQEKARHAVVEERGRIARELHDVVAHHMSVISVQAGLAKFVFDSDAKTARTALGTISGTSAEALEEMRRMLRVLRAQEDGEEAPDAPMPGLARIGEMAERVRAGGVPVEFRVVGTPRPIAPGVELCAYRVVQEALTNVLKHARQASAVVELHYHHDHIEVSVTDDGEGVIQARVGRGRGHGLIGMRERAKLYGGTISIGPRSTGGFAVRLTLPTSARAAPPGDDATE; encoded by the coding sequence ATGCGACTCCGCCCGTTCACCGCCGACCTCCTGCTCGCACTCGGGCAGGTCGTGGCGCTGGTGCTGATCGGACCGAGCGCGAACGGCATAGGGTTCACTCCGCTCGACGCGCGGGGCTATGCGCTCGGGGTGCTCGTCATCCTGCCGACGCTGGCCCGCTCCAAGGCGCCGATCACGGTCTGCCTGGTGACGTACTGCGTCTGGGTCGCCTACATCGTCGCGGGCTACTGGCCCGTCGTGACGTCCTTCGGGCCGCTGCTGTGCCTCTACACGGTCTCCCTGCTGCGGCCGACGCGCGTCTCCGGTGTGCTCGCGGTCCTGCTCGCCGCCCTGTGGGCTTTCGGCTCCCTGCTGACCATGGACGACTCCTTCATCCCCTCCGTCGTGGCCCAGTGCATCTGCTTCAACGGCATGGTGTGGCGCATGGGCTATCTGGCGCGCCGCTCCGCCGAGCTCGCCCGCAGGACGCGGGCCGAGCACCAGGAGAAGGCCCGCCACGCCGTGGTGGAGGAGCGCGGCCGGATCGCGCGGGAGCTGCACGACGTGGTCGCCCACCACATGTCGGTGATCTCCGTGCAGGCGGGCCTCGCGAAGTTCGTCTTCGACTCCGACGCGAAGACGGCGCGCACCGCGCTCGGCACCATATCCGGCACCAGCGCCGAGGCGCTGGAGGAGATGCGGCGCATGCTGCGGGTGCTGCGGGCGCAGGAGGACGGCGAGGAGGCGCCGGACGCCCCGATGCCGGGGCTCGCCCGCATCGGGGAGATGGCGGAGCGGGTCAGGGCGGGCGGCGTGCCCGTGGAGTTCCGGGTCGTCGGGACGCCCCGGCCCATCGCGCCCGGCGTGGAGCTGTGCGCGTACCGGGTCGTGCAGGAGGCGCTCACGAACGTCCTGAAGCACGCGCGGCAGGCGAGCGCCGTCGTCGAACTGCACTATCACCACGACCACATCGAGGTTTCGGTCACCGACGACGGGGAGGGGGTGATTCAGGCCAGAGTGGGACGAGGGCGGGGACATGGCTTGATCGGCATGCGTGAGCGGGCCAAGCTCTACGGCGGGACGATCAGCATAGGGCCGCGCAGCACCGGGGGGTTCGCCGTCAGGCTTACTCTGCCGACGTCCGCGCGGGCCGCGCCGCCGGGAGACGACGCCACCGAATGA
- a CDS encoding peptidoglycan-binding protein, producing the protein MPRWKELPAQLGEEERQLLVQLRRLKDHSGLSLASLGAKTSYSGSSWERYLNGKKPVPRAAVEELAQVCGADPTRLLVLHEVARAADGPGEPRDGGAGAVGPAAAAGPVTRASEPPGPPGPPGPAAAAPPGVRTVRLRSALAGLALAVAVAFTGGLLAGQAFTGDEGDTGRGVFSYAQKRTYTCEDGRADGVRYAGYATTATAILDRGSSGWEVVEAQCLLRAHGFGAGKVDGAYGDGTKAAVKRFQRARDLVADGIVGPDTWGALRK; encoded by the coding sequence ATGCCGCGTTGGAAAGAGCTGCCCGCGCAGCTGGGGGAGGAGGAGCGCCAGCTCCTCGTCCAGTTACGGCGGTTGAAGGACCACAGTGGGCTCAGCCTGGCGTCGCTCGGCGCCAAGACGTCGTACAGCGGCTCCTCGTGGGAGCGGTATCTGAACGGCAAGAAGCCCGTGCCGCGTGCGGCGGTCGAGGAGCTGGCCCAGGTGTGCGGCGCGGATCCGACCCGGCTGCTCGTCCTGCACGAGGTGGCACGGGCGGCGGACGGGCCCGGGGAGCCGCGGGACGGCGGGGCCGGGGCGGTGGGGCCCGCGGCGGCGGCCGGGCCGGTGACACGTGCGAGCGAGCCGCCCGGCCCACCTGGTCCGCCCGGTCCGGCCGCCGCCGCGCCGCCCGGGGTCCGCACCGTGCGGCTGCGGTCCGCGCTCGCCGGCCTGGCGCTCGCGGTGGCCGTCGCGTTCACGGGCGGCCTGCTCGCCGGGCAGGCGTTCACGGGGGACGAGGGCGACACGGGGCGCGGCGTGTTCTCGTACGCGCAGAAGCGGACGTACACGTGTGAGGACGGCCGTGCCGACGGCGTGCGGTACGCCGGGTACGCGACGACGGCCACCGCGATCCTCGACCGGGGGAGCAGCGGCTGGGAGGTCGTCGAGGCGCAGTGTCTGCTGAGGGCGCACGGCTTCGGCGCCGGGAAGGTCGACGGGGCGTACGGCGACGGGACGAAGGCCGCCGTCAAGCGCTTCCAGCGCGCGCGGGACCTGGTGGCCGACGGGATCGTCGGCCCGGACACCTGGGGAGCGCTGCGCAAGTGA